A DNA window from Aythya fuligula isolate bAytFul2 chromosome 4, bAytFul2.pri, whole genome shotgun sequence contains the following coding sequences:
- the SPON2 gene encoding spondin-2 isoform X2, translating to MDSSSEQRPTQLPAKAGALPLPVLQRKYLGMENLMFVYCSSKIIWTLLVTILGYASSLPVRDDSICTAEELAKYSIIFTGKWSQTAFPKQYPLYRPPAQWSSMLGVTHSSDYSMWKKNEYASNGVRDFAEKGEAWVLMKEIEEAGEKIQSVHGIFSAPAISSGTGQTSTELEVHSRHPLVSFVVRIVPSPDWFVGIDSLNLCEGDHWMEEVSVDLFPYDAGTDSGFTFSSPNFATIPQDTVTEITCSSPSHPANSFYYPKLKILPPIAQVTMVKLKKNQLGLPIPHLNQPAKSNEILDTISETPLDCEVSQWSSWGLCRGPCRKPGTKIRTRFVLLHPANNGTPCPNLDEETGCEPDNCV from the exons ACCAACTCAGCTGCCAGCAAAAGCAGGTGCTCTCCCCCTACCAGTGCTCCAGAGGAAATATTTA GGAATGGAAAACTTGATGTTTGTCTACTGCTCCAGCAAAATTATCTGGACATTGCTTGTAACAATTCTAGGTTatgccagcagcctgcctgtgcGTGATGATTCTATTTGCACAGCAGAGGAACTTGCAAAGTACAGCATAATCTTCACAGGGAAATGGAGCCAGACTGCTTTCCCTAAGCAGTATCCACTTTATAGGCCCCCAGCACAGTGGTCATCAATGCTAG GTGTTACTCATAGTTCTGACtacagcatgtggaaaaaaaatgaatatgccAGCAATGGTGTACGTGATTTTGCTGAAAAGGGTGAAGCATGGgtattaatgaaagaaatagaagaagcTGGAGAGAAAATTCAGAGTGTACATGGAATCTTCTCTGCTCCTGCCATTTCCAGTGGTACAGGACAAACTTCCACTGAATTAGAAGTGCATTCAAGACATCCCTTA gTTTCATTCGTTGTACGAATTGTGCCAAGCCCTGACTGGTTTGTGGGTATTGACAGCCTAAATCTCTGTGAAGGAGACCACTGGATGGAAGAAGTATCAGTAGATCTATTTCCATATGACGCTGGAACAGACAGTGGTTTCACATTTTCCTCCCCAAATTTTGCCACTATTCCACAGGATACAGTTACAGAG ATCACTTGTTCCTCCCCAAGTCACCcagcaaattcattttattatcCCAAACTCAAAATTTTGCCGCCTATTGCTCAAGTAACAATggtgaaattaaagaaaaaccaGCTGGGTCTTCCTATACCTCATCTTAATCAGCCAGctaaaagtaatgaaatattaGACACCATCTCAG AAACACCACTGGACTGTGAGGTTTCCCAATGGTCTTCCTGGGGTCTCTGTAGAGGTCCTTGCAGAAAACCAGGGACCAAGATCAGAACTCGTTTTGTACTTCTTCACCCTGCCAATAATGGAACTCCTTGTCCAAATCTGGATGAAGAAACAGGATGCGAACCAGATAATTgtgtctga
- the LOC116489220 gene encoding transmembrane emp24 domain-containing protein 11-like: protein MKSQLIGFLMNFWISSSIALYFHSAEREEKCIIEDVPSDTLVTGNYKVQRWDIHKQGFLESAPGLGMFVTVRTPSAEVILSKLYGPEATFSFTSYLSGEHIICLQSNSTRLVAFAGSKLRIHLDIRVGEHFLDETVIQAKDKVNEVNFRLEHLMEQIQHVSKEQNYEREREEKFRNISEQTNSNILWWAVAQTFILISIGIWQIKSLKDFFIAKKLV from the exons atgaaaagccaATTAATAGGATTTCTTATGAACTTTTGGATTTCATCTTCaattgctttgtattttcatagtgcagaaagagaagagaaatgtatAATTGAAGATGTTCCCAGTGACACGTTGGTAACTG GGAATTACAAAGTACAGAGATGGGATATACATAAACAAGGTTTTCTGGAATCTGCTCCTGGTTTGGGGATGTTTGTGACTGTTAGAACTCCTTCTGCTGAG GTAATATTGTCAAAACTGTATGGGCCAgaagcaacattttcttttacatccTATCTATCTGGGGAGCATATTATCTGTTTACAGTCTAACTCCACGAGACTTGTGGCATTTGCAGGAAGTAAACTG cgTATACATTTGGACATTAGAGTTGGAGAACATTTTCTGGATGAAACGGTTATTCAAGCCAAAGACAAAGTGAATGAAGTTAACTTCAGACTAGAACATCTAATGGAGCAAATTCAACATGTATCCAAAGAACAAAACTATGAAAGA gaacGTGAAGAAAAATTTCGGAATATAAGTGAACAGACCAACAGCAATATTTTGTGGTGGGCTGTGGCACAAACATTTATCCTTATCTCCATTGGAATCTGGCAAATCAAATCTCTCAAAGATTTCTTTATAGCTAAGAAGCTTGTTTAA
- the SPON2 gene encoding spondin-2 isoform X1, translating into MLFANLESLKITIIVGPKGPSSGINSKTPTVFSCRPTQLPAKAGALPLPVLQRKYLGMENLMFVYCSSKIIWTLLVTILGYASSLPVRDDSICTAEELAKYSIIFTGKWSQTAFPKQYPLYRPPAQWSSMLGVTHSSDYSMWKKNEYASNGVRDFAEKGEAWVLMKEIEEAGEKIQSVHGIFSAPAISSGTGQTSTELEVHSRHPLVSFVVRIVPSPDWFVGIDSLNLCEGDHWMEEVSVDLFPYDAGTDSGFTFSSPNFATIPQDTVTEITCSSPSHPANSFYYPKLKILPPIAQVTMVKLKKNQLGLPIPHLNQPAKSNEILDTISETPLDCEVSQWSSWGLCRGPCRKPGTKIRTRFVLLHPANNGTPCPNLDEETGCEPDNCV; encoded by the exons ATGCTTTTTGCAAACCTGGAAAGTCTAAAGATTACAATAATTGTTGGACCAAAGGGACCCTCTTCAGGCATAAATAGCAAGACTCCTACTGTCTTCTCTTGCAGACCAACTCAGCTGCCAGCAAAAGCAGGTGCTCTCCCCCTACCAGTGCTCCAGAGGAAATATTTA GGAATGGAAAACTTGATGTTTGTCTACTGCTCCAGCAAAATTATCTGGACATTGCTTGTAACAATTCTAGGTTatgccagcagcctgcctgtgcGTGATGATTCTATTTGCACAGCAGAGGAACTTGCAAAGTACAGCATAATCTTCACAGGGAAATGGAGCCAGACTGCTTTCCCTAAGCAGTATCCACTTTATAGGCCCCCAGCACAGTGGTCATCAATGCTAG GTGTTACTCATAGTTCTGACtacagcatgtggaaaaaaaatgaatatgccAGCAATGGTGTACGTGATTTTGCTGAAAAGGGTGAAGCATGGgtattaatgaaagaaatagaagaagcTGGAGAGAAAATTCAGAGTGTACATGGAATCTTCTCTGCTCCTGCCATTTCCAGTGGTACAGGACAAACTTCCACTGAATTAGAAGTGCATTCAAGACATCCCTTA gTTTCATTCGTTGTACGAATTGTGCCAAGCCCTGACTGGTTTGTGGGTATTGACAGCCTAAATCTCTGTGAAGGAGACCACTGGATGGAAGAAGTATCAGTAGATCTATTTCCATATGACGCTGGAACAGACAGTGGTTTCACATTTTCCTCCCCAAATTTTGCCACTATTCCACAGGATACAGTTACAGAG ATCACTTGTTCCTCCCCAAGTCACCcagcaaattcattttattatcCCAAACTCAAAATTTTGCCGCCTATTGCTCAAGTAACAATggtgaaattaaagaaaaaccaGCTGGGTCTTCCTATACCTCATCTTAATCAGCCAGctaaaagtaatgaaatattaGACACCATCTCAG AAACACCACTGGACTGTGAGGTTTCCCAATGGTCTTCCTGGGGTCTCTGTAGAGGTCCTTGCAGAAAACCAGGGACCAAGATCAGAACTCGTTTTGTACTTCTTCACCCTGCCAATAATGGAACTCCTTGTCCAAATCTGGATGAAGAAACAGGATGCGAACCAGATAATTgtgtctga